In Gemmatimonadota bacterium, a single window of DNA contains:
- the acnA gene encoding aconitate hydratase AcnA: protein MTHPNSFGSKATLTVGPRSYTMFRLDALRALSGGKVDRLPFSLKVLLENLLRGEDGAFVKKGDIETLATWDVKHPVDKEIAFRTARVLLQDFTGVPCVVDLAAMRDAIATLGGDPTKINPLQPVDLVIDHSVQVDEYGTEAAFLLNVNLEYERNLERYQFLRWGQEALRNFRVVPPGTGICHQVNLEYLGQVVFTATSDGETVAYCDSLVGTDSHTTMINGLGVLGWGVGGIEAEAAMLGQPVSMLIPEVIGFKLTGKLPPGATATDLVLTCTEMLRKKKVVGKFVEYYGDGLSSLALADRATIANMAPEYGATMGFFPVDHETLKYLRLSGRSEEQVQLVEAYTKSQGLFREDGMADPEYTDTLELDLSTVVPSLAGPKRPQDRIPLTAVKANYTESLRAHHEQQQAAAKAKAEKSAVAVMENEGPTHESAGIACEWRGQSFTLKDGAVVIAAITSCTNTSNPSVMLAAGLLAQKATAKGLTSKPWVKTSLAPGSKVVRDYFDKAGVQPALDALGFQIVGYGCTTCIGNSGPLPDPIVKAIDDGKLTVAAVLSGNRNFEGRVNPQTRFNYLASPPLVVAYALAGRMDIDFDREPIGVGADGPVFLRDIWPTAQEVADVVLSSVKREQFEAEYGDVFAGDAQWQAIRIPTGSRYAWDDASTYVKHPPYFTGMTMTPPGVQPIAGARVLGMFGDSITTDHISPAGSIAEKSPAGQWLLSLGVPKKDFNSYGARRGNHEVMMRGTFANIRLKNELTAGMEGWWTRTSPDAPPTSFYEASESYKAAGTPLIIIAGKEYGTGSSRDWAAKGTMLLGVRAVIAESFERIHRSNLVGMGVIPLEFADGATRQSLGLTGFETYTLEGLSDAMTPRATLTVVARAADGTETRFAARSRIDTPEEMQYYRNGGILPYVLRQLVGGR, encoded by the coding sequence ATGACCCATCCGAATTCCTTCGGCAGCAAGGCCACCCTCACCGTTGGCCCCCGGTCGTACACCATGTTCCGACTCGACGCGCTGCGCGCGCTGTCGGGCGGGAAGGTCGACCGCCTCCCCTTCTCCCTCAAGGTTCTGCTCGAGAACCTGCTCCGTGGCGAGGACGGCGCGTTCGTGAAGAAGGGGGACATCGAGACGCTGGCCACGTGGGACGTGAAGCACCCGGTGGACAAGGAGATTGCCTTCCGCACGGCGCGCGTGCTGTTGCAGGACTTCACCGGCGTGCCCTGCGTGGTGGACCTGGCGGCGATGCGTGACGCGATCGCCACGCTGGGGGGCGATCCGACGAAGATCAACCCGTTGCAGCCGGTGGACCTCGTCATCGATCACTCGGTGCAGGTCGACGAGTACGGGACCGAGGCGGCGTTCCTGCTCAACGTGAACCTCGAGTACGAGCGCAACCTGGAGCGCTACCAGTTCCTGCGCTGGGGGCAGGAGGCGCTGCGCAACTTCCGCGTGGTGCCGCCGGGGACGGGGATCTGCCACCAGGTGAACCTCGAGTACCTCGGGCAGGTGGTCTTCACGGCGACGAGCGACGGCGAGACGGTGGCGTATTGCGACTCGCTGGTGGGGACGGACTCGCACACCACGATGATCAACGGCTTGGGGGTGCTGGGCTGGGGCGTCGGCGGGATCGAGGCCGAGGCGGCGATGCTGGGGCAGCCGGTGTCGATGCTGATTCCCGAGGTGATCGGCTTCAAGCTGACGGGGAAACTTCCGCCAGGCGCAACGGCGACCGACCTGGTGCTCACCTGCACCGAGATGCTGCGCAAGAAGAAGGTCGTGGGGAAGTTCGTCGAGTACTATGGTGACGGGCTGTCGTCGCTCGCCCTCGCCGACCGCGCGACGATCGCCAACATGGCGCCGGAGTACGGCGCCACGATGGGCTTCTTCCCGGTGGACCACGAGACGCTCAAGTACCTGCGCCTCTCGGGGCGCAGCGAAGAGCAGGTGCAACTGGTCGAAGCGTACACGAAGTCGCAGGGGCTCTTCCGCGAAGACGGGATGGCCGACCCCGAGTACACCGACACGCTCGAGCTCGACCTGTCGACGGTGGTCCCGTCGCTGGCCGGCCCCAAGCGTCCGCAGGATCGCATCCCGCTTACCGCGGTCAAGGCCAACTACACCGAGTCGCTGCGGGCGCACCATGAGCAGCAGCAGGCGGCGGCGAAGGCCAAGGCGGAAAAGTCCGCGGTCGCGGTGATGGAGAACGAGGGGCCGACGCACGAGAGCGCCGGCATCGCGTGCGAGTGGCGCGGCCAGTCGTTCACCCTCAAGGACGGCGCGGTCGTCATCGCCGCCATCACGTCGTGCACCAACACGTCCAACCCGAGCGTGATGCTCGCGGCCGGCCTGCTCGCCCAGAAGGCGACGGCCAAGGGGCTCACGAGCAAGCCGTGGGTCAAGACGTCGCTGGCGCCGGGCTCCAAGGTGGTGCGCGACTACTTCGACAAGGCCGGCGTGCAGCCGGCGCTCGACGCGTTAGGCTTCCAGATCGTCGGGTACGGCTGCACCACGTGCATCGGCAACTCCGGCCCGCTCCCCGACCCGATCGTCAAGGCGATCGACGACGGCAAGCTGACGGTGGCGGCCGTCCTCTCGGGGAACCGCAACTTCGAAGGGCGCGTCAATCCGCAGACCCGCTTCAACTACCTCGCCTCGCCGCCGCTGGTCGTGGCCTACGCCCTGGCCGGGCGCATGGACATCGACTTCGATCGCGAGCCGATCGGCGTTGGGGCTGACGGCCCGGTCTTCCTCCGCGACATCTGGCCGACGGCGCAGGAAGTGGCCGATGTCGTGCTCTCGTCCGTCAAGCGCGAGCAGTTCGAGGCCGAGTACGGCGACGTGTTCGCCGGCGACGCGCAGTGGCAGGCGATCCGCATCCCCACGGGATCGCGCTACGCCTGGGACGACGCCTCGACGTACGTGAAGCACCCGCCGTACTTCACCGGGATGACGATGACGCCGCCGGGGGTGCAGCCGATTGCCGGGGCCCGCGTCCTCGGGATGTTCGGCGACTCGATCACCACCGACCACATCTCGCCGGCCGGTTCGATCGCCGAGAAGAGCCCGGCCGGGCAGTGGCTCCTGTCGTTAGGTGTTCCCAAGAAGGACTTCAACTCGTACGGTGCCCGTCGCGGCAACCACGAAGTGATGATGCGCGGCACGTTCGCCAACATCCGCCTCAAGAATGAACTGACGGCGGGGATGGAAGGGTGGTGGACGCGCACGTCGCCCGACGCGCCGCCGACCTCGTTCTACGAGGCGAGCGAGTCGTACAAGGCGGCGGGGACGCCGCTGATCATCATCGCCGGCAAGGAGTACGGGACCGGGTCGTCGCGCGACTGGGCGGCCAAGGGGACGATGCTGCTCGGCGTACGCGCGGTGATCGCCGAATCGTTCGAGCGCATCCATCGCTCGAACCTGGTCGGGATGGGGGTGATCCCGCTGGAGTTCGCCGACGGGGCCACGCGCCAGTCGCTGGGGCTCACCGGCTTCGAGACGTACACCCTCGAGGGGCTGTCGGACGCGATGACGCCGCGCGCCACGCTCACCGTGGTGGCCCGTGCCGCGGACGGTACGGAGACGCGCTTTGCGGCACGTTCCCGCATCGACACGCCGGAAGAGATGCAGTACTACCGCAACGGGGGGATCCTCCCGTACGTCCTGCGGCAGCTGGTGGGCGGGCGGTAG
- a CDS encoding M20/M25/M40 family metallo-hydrolase, producing MSIERQVAELAIRLMEVESTSGHEAAVITVAEQLLADRRWNTERIPVGDGRDAILATSAPAPLVTLSTHLDTVPPYMPPHLDGDTLHGRGACDAKGIAASMILAADRLRDRDVPVALLLVVGEETTHDGAHAANARPTTSRILINGEPTESTLAVGTKGAMRAFVRTQGRAAHSAYPELGHSATRDLVNLLATLDAVEWPSDPVLGATTVNIGMLSGGVADNVMAPSAEARLMLRLVTPVEEVWPILERWAAGRAAVERGVTVPPVRLGTLDGFPTSVAAFATDIPALTNWGTPYLFGPGSIHVAHTAHEHVSIKELAEAVSAYERIAIGALEREGLGR from the coding sequence ATGTCGATCGAACGGCAGGTCGCGGAGCTCGCCATCCGCCTCATGGAAGTCGAGTCGACGAGCGGGCATGAAGCGGCGGTGATCACGGTCGCCGAACAGCTCCTCGCCGACCGACGCTGGAACACCGAGCGCATTCCGGTCGGCGACGGTCGCGATGCGATCCTCGCGACGTCGGCCCCCGCTCCGCTCGTGACGCTGTCGACGCACCTCGATACGGTGCCACCCTACATGCCGCCCCACCTCGACGGTGACACGCTGCACGGGCGTGGCGCCTGCGACGCCAAGGGGATCGCTGCCTCCATGATCCTCGCCGCGGACCGGCTGCGCGATCGCGACGTCCCCGTGGCCCTGCTCTTGGTCGTCGGCGAGGAAACGACGCACGACGGGGCGCACGCGGCCAATGCGCGCCCCACGACGTCGCGCATTCTCATCAATGGCGAACCCACCGAGAGCACCCTCGCCGTCGGGACCAAGGGGGCGATGCGCGCCTTCGTCCGCACGCAGGGGCGCGCCGCCCACTCCGCCTATCCCGAGTTGGGGCACTCGGCGACGCGCGACCTGGTCAACCTGCTCGCGACGCTCGACGCCGTGGAGTGGCCCAGCGATCCGGTGCTTGGGGCGACGACCGTCAACATCGGGATGCTGAGCGGCGGCGTCGCCGACAACGTGATGGCGCCGTCGGCCGAGGCGCGCCTGATGCTGCGCCTCGTGACGCCGGTGGAAGAGGTGTGGCCGATCCTCGAGCGATGGGCGGCGGGACGCGCGGCGGTCGAACGCGGCGTGACCGTTCCCCCCGTGCGGCTCGGCACGCTCGACGGCTTCCCGACGAGCGTGGCCGCCTTTGCCACCGATATCCCCGCCCTCACGAACTGGGGGACACCGTACCTCTTCGGTCCGGGCTCGATTCACGTGGCCCACACCGCGCACGAGCACGTCTCGATCAAGGAACTCGCCGAGGCCGTGTCGGCGTACGAACGAATCGCGATCGGAGCGCTCGAGCGCGAGGGGCTCGGGCGCTAG
- a CDS encoding serine hydrolase, whose protein sequence is MIRRAATAALLPLVLAAGALRAQSPAGAPVRADTAALRTSLNALADAHHGIVGYLVRDLETGATIARRGDETFPTASLIKVPILVTVFDLVEKGMLSLDDRLTVLKIDKVPGAGTLQFMHDGIEITVRDAAWLMTTISDNTATNVLLDRIIIRRVWDKMESLGLMHTKVHSKTFLRSSSVAMDSSVKYGLGVTTPAEMARLFELLAQGKAVSPAADSVMLDILAHNEDGQLLQRYANGVHAPHKTGATDAVRTECALFSLRHRVVACVLTRDNVDQRWVLDSEPQLTMARMGEAIVMAWGLPPKTP, encoded by the coding sequence GTGATCCGCAGGGCGGCTACGGCAGCCCTGCTTCCGTTGGTGCTGGCGGCTGGGGCGCTCCGCGCCCAGTCGCCGGCCGGTGCCCCCGTCCGCGCCGACACCGCGGCCCTTCGCACATCGCTGAATGCCCTGGCCGACGCCCATCACGGGATCGTCGGCTATTTGGTGCGCGACCTCGAGACCGGCGCGACGATCGCACGCCGCGGCGACGAGACGTTTCCCACGGCATCGCTCATCAAGGTCCCCATCCTCGTCACCGTGTTCGACCTGGTGGAGAAGGGGATGCTGTCGCTCGACGATCGCCTGACCGTCCTCAAGATCGACAAGGTGCCCGGGGCCGGGACGCTGCAGTTCATGCACGACGGGATCGAGATCACCGTGCGCGACGCGGCCTGGCTGATGACCACCATCAGCGACAACACCGCGACCAACGTCCTCCTCGACCGGATCATCATCCGGCGCGTCTGGGACAAGATGGAGTCGCTGGGGCTGATGCACACCAAGGTCCATTCCAAGACGTTCCTGCGCAGCTCGAGCGTTGCGATGGACTCGTCGGTGAAGTATGGGCTCGGCGTCACCACCCCGGCCGAGATGGCGCGCCTCTTCGAACTCCTGGCGCAGGGGAAGGCGGTGTCGCCCGCGGCCGACTCGGTCATGCTCGACATCCTCGCGCATAACGAGGACGGCCAGCTGCTGCAGCGCTATGCGAACGGGGTGCATGCGCCGCACAAGACCGGGGCGACCGATGCGGTGCGTACCGAGTGCGCGCTCTTCTCCCTGCGCCACCGGGTGGTGGCGTGTGTCCTGACCCGGGACAACGTCGATCAGCGGTGGGTCCTCGACTCCGAACCACAGCTCACGATGGCCCGGATGGGCGAGGCGATCGTGATGGCGTGGGGACTCCCGCCCAAGACGCCATGA
- a CDS encoding pseudouridine-5'-phosphate glycosidase yields MIRITPKVADALLNGRPVVALESSVLAQGLPIPANREAAERMTLAVARGGAVAAITGVIDGTPTLGLTHDELERFLARDGIRKVSSRDLAVAVAQRQSGATTVAATLALIARSDIRVFATGGIGGVHREPAFDESADLVELARTPRVVVCAGAKSILDLPATLERLETLGVPVIGYRCREFPAFFSTSSGLPVTAVAESPEEIAAIERAHRRLGRDEALLIVQPPPIDAAIPRDEIEAAVEGALREAAAQHVRGAAVTPFLLAAVERATAGRSRRTNLALLEANALLAGQIAAALVRDDIPPVPSGRIHAS; encoded by the coding sequence ATGATCCGCATCACGCCAAAGGTCGCCGACGCCCTCCTGAACGGGCGCCCCGTCGTGGCGCTCGAGAGTTCCGTGTTGGCGCAGGGGCTCCCGATCCCGGCCAATCGCGAGGCGGCGGAGCGCATGACGCTCGCCGTGGCGCGGGGCGGGGCGGTGGCGGCCATCACAGGGGTGATCGACGGGACGCCAACGCTCGGACTGACGCACGACGAGCTCGAGCGCTTCCTGGCGCGCGATGGGATCCGCAAGGTGTCATCGCGTGACCTGGCGGTCGCCGTGGCGCAGCGCCAGTCGGGGGCGACGACGGTGGCGGCCACGCTGGCCCTAATCGCGCGCAGCGACATCCGAGTCTTTGCCACTGGCGGCATCGGCGGCGTGCACCGCGAGCCGGCGTTCGACGAGTCGGCCGACCTCGTCGAACTGGCGCGCACCCCCCGCGTGGTCGTCTGCGCCGGTGCCAAGTCGATCCTCGACCTCCCGGCGACGCTCGAGCGCCTCGAGACGCTGGGCGTTCCCGTGATCGGGTATCGCTGCCGCGAGTTCCCCGCCTTCTTCTCCACCTCCAGCGGGCTCCCGGTCACCGCCGTCGCCGAGTCGCCGGAGGAGATCGCGGCCATCGAGCGGGCGCACCGACGGCTCGGTCGGGATGAGGCGCTCCTCATCGTACAGCCACCGCCGATCGATGCCGCCATTCCGCGCGACGAGATCGAGGCGGCGGTCGAGGGTGCCTTACGAGAGGCGGCTGCGCAGCACGTGCGTGGCGCCGCCGTCACCCCGTTCCTCCTGGCGGCGGTTGAGCGGGCGACAGCGGGGCGGTCCCGTCGCACCAACCTGGCGCTGCTCGAGGCCAACGCGCTGCTCGCCGGGCAGATCGCCGCCGCGCTCGTTCGGGACGACATCCCGCCCGTGCCGTCGGGGCGCATCCACGCGTCTTGA
- a CDS encoding tetratricopeptide repeat protein produces MPTPFLSSEEYDERAHQLYNEGHYDEALDVLREGLALYPHAVELHVGVGYARLARDEFAWARRSFEEALILDPEHEDALAGLGEVLLKLGQEDAARKAFQTTLALGYEDDLELMLQIGRALFREGLIEDAKEFFEVAMRQAPDSAEAVALVGYSQHRLGDDEAAITTLRRSLQLDPDHTEARIYLGNILYDRGEYEAALYHLDRSKPEDHWDELGIWRLMELKRTIHRLPDDDPELKKWEERLAELAGEPDDIDEMLAEIEQRAMEQDQHDVKQQLELFGSMLSGLVDQKGEGREHRVMTRDGRAFNGSWDEIVRQMRDGNATFTGRSVQDFMLNEARRGYSLTGIVIPTGDAESFIRGSADAGLLRILT; encoded by the coding sequence ATGCCGACTCCATTCCTGAGTTCCGAGGAGTACGATGAGCGCGCCCATCAGCTCTATAACGAGGGGCACTATGATGAGGCGCTCGACGTCCTTCGCGAGGGGCTCGCGCTCTATCCGCACGCGGTAGAGCTGCACGTTGGCGTCGGCTATGCCCGGCTCGCCCGCGACGAGTTCGCGTGGGCGCGCCGCAGCTTCGAGGAAGCGCTCATCCTCGATCCCGAGCACGAGGACGCGCTCGCCGGGCTCGGCGAGGTCCTGCTCAAGCTCGGGCAGGAGGACGCGGCCCGGAAGGCGTTCCAGACGACGCTCGCGTTAGGCTACGAGGATGACCTGGAGCTCATGCTCCAGATCGGGCGCGCCCTCTTCCGCGAAGGACTCATCGAGGACGCCAAGGAGTTCTTCGAGGTCGCGATGCGGCAGGCCCCCGACTCGGCCGAGGCCGTGGCCCTCGTGGGCTACTCGCAACATCGCCTCGGCGACGACGAGGCGGCCATCACCACGCTGCGACGCTCGCTCCAGCTCGACCCCGACCACACCGAGGCGCGCATCTACCTCGGCAACATCCTGTACGACCGCGGCGAGTACGAGGCCGCGCTGTACCACCTCGATCGCTCCAAGCCCGAGGATCACTGGGACGAGCTCGGGATCTGGCGCCTGATGGAGCTCAAGCGGACCATCCACCGCCTCCCCGACGACGATCCGGAACTCAAGAAGTGGGAGGAGCGCCTGGCGGAGCTGGCCGGCGAGCCCGACGACATCGACGAGATGCTCGCCGAGATCGAGCAGCGCGCGATGGAACAGGACCAGCACGACGTCAAGCAGCAGCTCGAGCTGTTCGGGTCTATGCTGAGCGGTCTCGTGGACCAGAAGGGCGAAGGGCGCGAACACCGCGTGATGACGCGCGATGGACGCGCCTTCAACGGCAGCTGGGACGAGATCGTGCGGCAGATGCGTGACGGCAACGCCACGTTCACCGGCCGCTCGGTGCAGGACTTCATGCTCAACGAGGCCCGGCGCGGCTACTCGCTCACCGGGATCGTGATCCCGACCGGCGACGCCGAGAGCTTCATTCGCGGCAGTGCCGACGCCGGGCTCCTGCGCATTCTCACGTAG
- a CDS encoding insulinase family protein — protein MIRSLAPERVHRTVLSNGLTVLVHEDHSAPVAAVVTYVKAGYFDETDDVVGIAHVLEHMFFKGTPTRGVGQIARQTKASGGYLNAATIYDHTSYYAVLPIEGFDTGLAIQADAYANSLIDAEELRRELEVIIEEAKRKEDNPGAVTTETLYELLHDRHRIRRWRIGREEPLRALRRDQLVRFYRNFYRPSNTVLVIAGDVTPAAVIPRVAELYGALPDGEIARVPGDEETAPAGRRYRERDGDIAETQVAIGWRTPGTRHADTPLLDLAAAVLASGRSSRLYRAVREQRLASSVSAYNYTPTSLGVFVLHADGPAERAPEAARAMWSELQALLDGGVASGDLERAKRLFESRWLRRLETMEGQANFLAEWEALGDWRWADEYAARMLAATPAEVTEAARRYLDPAQASMMVYRPSSAPVFASGVVEAFAALDNAPTSTLEAIALPTAPSAPALVQGTAPERTHGQVSVFRTARGVPILVRRKAGTPIVHLGLYALGGALDETATHAGIATLLARTTLKGTARRSSDVIALETELLGGSIAPTVTSDGIGWTLSVTPRHLAAGIDLLADVVLTPTCPAAAFETERSVALSQLAQLRDDMMRYPVRLATEAAFGAHPYGRGILGNEETLRAVTVDDALGWHRANVRQSPCVLAVVGDVDPAQIAEVLGSAFASLEYRDASPLVYPTWPDGVQQRADTRDKSQTGLALAFPSPSRRDDARIAAHLIAGVASGLGGRFFDELRDKQSLGYTVHATSSDRLAAGMFLSYIACSPEKEEVARAGLLREFAKLCETPVTDAELARARTYALGTHAIAQQSGGNVLAELVDAWMYGTGLEELDRFADQLLAVTPQSMQQLAREYFVPERRVEGIVRGRRKD, from the coding sequence ATGATTCGCTCGCTCGCCCCCGAGAGAGTGCACCGCACCGTCCTGTCCAACGGACTCACCGTCCTCGTACACGAGGACCACTCGGCCCCCGTGGCCGCGGTCGTCACCTACGTCAAGGCCGGCTACTTCGACGAGACCGATGACGTCGTGGGGATTGCCCACGTCCTCGAGCACATGTTCTTCAAGGGAACGCCGACGCGAGGCGTCGGACAGATCGCTCGACAAACGAAGGCCAGCGGGGGCTACCTCAACGCAGCGACCATCTACGACCACACGTCGTACTACGCCGTCCTCCCCATCGAAGGCTTCGACACCGGGCTCGCCATCCAGGCCGATGCCTACGCCAACTCGCTCATCGACGCGGAGGAACTGCGCCGCGAACTCGAGGTCATCATCGAGGAGGCCAAGCGCAAGGAAGACAACCCGGGGGCCGTGACGACGGAGACGCTCTACGAACTCCTCCACGATCGCCATCGCATCCGCCGCTGGCGCATCGGCCGCGAGGAGCCGCTGCGCGCGCTGCGGCGCGACCAGCTCGTGCGCTTCTATCGCAACTTCTATCGCCCCTCCAATACGGTGCTGGTCATTGCCGGCGACGTCACCCCCGCCGCCGTGATCCCGCGCGTCGCCGAGCTCTATGGCGCGCTTCCCGACGGCGAGATTGCGCGCGTCCCCGGCGACGAGGAGACTGCACCTGCCGGGCGACGCTATCGCGAGCGCGACGGCGACATCGCCGAGACGCAGGTCGCGATCGGATGGCGCACCCCCGGGACGCGACACGCCGATACGCCGCTGCTCGACCTCGCTGCCGCGGTGCTTGCCTCGGGTCGCTCGTCGCGCCTGTATCGCGCGGTGCGCGAGCAGCGCCTCGCCTCGAGCGTCTCAGCCTACAACTACACCCCCACCAGCCTGGGCGTCTTCGTCCTGCACGCCGACGGCCCCGCCGAGCGCGCCCCCGAGGCCGCGCGCGCGATGTGGAGCGAGCTGCAGGCGCTGCTCGACGGCGGCGTCGCCAGCGGCGACCTGGAGCGCGCCAAGCGCCTCTTCGAATCGCGCTGGCTGCGCCGGCTCGAGACGATGGAGGGGCAGGCCAACTTCCTCGCCGAGTGGGAGGCGTTAGGCGACTGGCGCTGGGCCGACGAATACGCCGCGCGCATGCTCGCCGCGACCCCCGCCGAGGTGACCGAGGCGGCGCGCCGCTACCTCGACCCCGCGCAGGCCTCGATGATGGTCTATCGCCCATCGTCGGCCCCCGTCTTCGCCTCGGGCGTGGTCGAGGCCTTCGCCGCGCTCGACAACGCCCCCACCTCGACGCTCGAGGCCATCGCCCTCCCCACCGCGCCCTCGGCGCCAGCGCTCGTCCAGGGGACGGCGCCCGAACGCACGCACGGCCAGGTGAGTGTCTTCCGCACCGCGCGTGGCGTGCCGATTCTCGTCAGACGCAAGGCCGGGACACCGATCGTGCATCTCGGGCTCTACGCGCTCGGCGGGGCGCTGGATGAGACGGCGACACACGCCGGCATCGCCACGCTCCTCGCCCGCACCACGCTCAAGGGCACTGCGCGCCGATCCTCCGATGTCATCGCCCTCGAGACCGAGCTGCTGGGCGGGAGCATCGCACCGACCGTCACGAGCGACGGCATCGGGTGGACACTCTCCGTCACCCCCCGGCACCTGGCGGCCGGCATCGACCTCCTCGCCGACGTTGTGCTCACCCCCACGTGTCCGGCGGCGGCGTTCGAGACGGAGCGAAGCGTGGCTCTGTCGCAGCTCGCGCAGCTTCGGGACGACATGATGCGCTATCCCGTGCGGCTGGCGACCGAGGCGGCCTTCGGCGCGCATCCGTATGGCCGTGGCATCCTCGGGAACGAGGAGACGCTGCGCGCCGTCACGGTCGACGACGCCCTCGGATGGCATCGGGCCAACGTGCGGCAATCACCGTGTGTCCTGGCGGTCGTTGGCGACGTGGATCCGGCGCAGATCGCCGAGGTGCTCGGCTCCGCCTTTGCGTCGCTGGAGTACCGGGACGCTTCCCCCCTCGTGTACCCCACGTGGCCCGACGGCGTGCAGCAGCGCGCCGACACGCGCGACAAGTCGCAGACGGGGCTCGCCCTCGCCTTCCCGAGTCCCTCACGCCGCGACGACGCGCGCATTGCCGCGCACCTCATCGCGGGGGTGGCCAGCGGGCTCGGGGGGCGCTTCTTCGACGAGCTGCGCGACAAGCAGTCGTTGGGGTACACCGTGCACGCCACGTCGAGCGACCGGCTCGCCGCCGGCATGTTTCTCTCGTACATCGCGTGCTCGCCGGAGAAGGAAGAGGTCGCGCGCGCCGGCCTCCTGCGCGAGTTCGCCAAGCTGTGCGAGACGCCCGTCACCGACGCCGAACTGGCGCGCGCCCGCACCTATGCGTTAGGCACGCATGCCATCGCCCAGCAGTCGGGGGGCAACGTCCTGGCCGAGCTGGTCGATGCCTGGATGTACGGGACCGGACTGGAAGAACTCGACCGCTTCGCCGACCAGCTGCTCGCCGTCACCCCGCAATCGATGCAGCAGCTCGCGCGGGAGTACTTCGTGCCCGAACGACGCGTCGAAGGGATCGTGCGAGGGAGACGGAAGGATTGA
- a CDS encoding serpin family protein, with the protein MSTRYAAVVGTLLLLATACSDPSAPGKTPQEIKALPRALSPAEQGIITAANSFGFRLLARVNADTPAENIFMSPLSASMALGMAMNGTAGATQDEMRTTLGVGAMARPDVLAAYRDLIAMLRGLDARVDFRIANSIFYRNSFGPAIEPTFLSESKSFFDATTAPLDFAAPSALATINGWAKTATNGKIEKVLDALSPELVMLLMNAIYFKGDWREAFDPKQTVQMPFRLESGSTVQVPMMRRTDTMRVAAVDGRTLVDLGYGGDAFSMTVILPREGETAQALVNSLNAATWSTAIAAFATSEVELSLPRFKMSWERTLNAPLQSMGMKLPFAAGQADFTRLSSSMGRELYISFVKQNSFVDVNEVGTEAAAVTTIGIGVTSLPQRTMVRVDRPFVFALRERLSGTILFVGKIMNPPAS; encoded by the coding sequence ATGAGCACGAGATACGCGGCGGTCGTCGGAACCCTTCTGCTCCTTGCCACGGCGTGCAGCGATCCGTCGGCGCCGGGAAAGACGCCGCAGGAGATCAAGGCGCTGCCGCGCGCGCTCTCGCCGGCCGAACAGGGGATCATCACGGCCGCCAACAGCTTCGGCTTCCGGTTGCTGGCCAGGGTGAACGCCGACACGCCGGCGGAAAACATCTTCATGTCGCCGCTGTCGGCGTCGATGGCGCTGGGGATGGCGATGAACGGGACAGCCGGGGCGACGCAGGATGAGATGCGTACGACGCTCGGCGTCGGCGCGATGGCGCGCCCCGACGTGCTGGCGGCATACCGCGACCTGATCGCCATGCTGCGCGGCCTCGACGCGCGCGTCGACTTCCGCATCGCCAACTCGATCTTCTACCGCAACTCGTTTGGTCCGGCGATCGAGCCGACGTTCCTCAGCGAGTCGAAGTCGTTCTTCGACGCCACGACGGCGCCACTCGACTTCGCCGCGCCCTCGGCGTTGGCAACGATCAACGGGTGGGCGAAGACGGCGACCAACGGCAAGATCGAGAAGGTGCTCGACGCGCTGAGCCCCGAGCTCGTGATGCTCCTCATGAATGCGATCTACTTCAAGGGCGACTGGCGCGAAGCCTTCGACCCGAAGCAGACGGTCCAGATGCCGTTCAGGCTGGAGTCCGGCTCAACGGTGCAGGTGCCGATGATGCGCCGGACGGACACGATGCGCGTGGCGGCCGTGGACGGCCGCACGTTGGTCGATCTCGGCTACGGCGGTGATGCGTTCTCGATGACGGTGATCCTGCCACGTGAGGGGGAGACGGCGCAGGCGCTGGTGAACTCGCTCAACGCCGCCACCTGGTCGACGGCGATCGCCGCGTTCGCGACCTCGGAGGTGGAGCTGAGTCTCCCGCGATTCAAGATGTCGTGGGAGCGGACGCTCAACGCTCCGCTGCAATCGATGGGGATGAAGCTCCCCTTCGCCGCCGGGCAGGCCGACTTCACGCGCCTCTCCTCGTCGATGGGACGCGAGCTGTACATCTCGTTCGTGAAGCAGAACAGCTTCGTGGACGTGAACGAGGTGGGGACCGAGGCGGCGGCGGTGACGACGATCGGCATCGGTGTGACCTCGCTCCCGCAGCGCACGATGGTACGCGTCGACCGCCCGTTCGTGTTCGCACTGCGCGAGCGGCTGAGCGGGACGATCCTGTTCGTGGGGAAGATCATGAACCCGCCGGCGTCGTGA